Genomic segment of Canis lupus dingo isolate Sandy chromosome 9, ASM325472v2, whole genome shotgun sequence:
CTATTGAAAATGCTGGGATCGTTTTGCAGATCGACAATGCCAGATTGGCTGCTGATGACTTCAGACTCAAGTAAGAAAAGGGAAGACTTGCAAACAAATGTtatgggggaaaataaaatgcaatctgtctgtttcattgattctaaatttaaagaaatatcttttagGGCATCAAGACCTAAACTGACAAACATTctgagagtaaattttaaagaccaTCACTCCACTCCAATAAGGAACAAAAAAGAGGcaaattaaagatgaaatttttgTTACAAAAAAAATGGCCGTCAATAAATTAATATTCAGTTCATAATTTTCTTTCCAGGGGAAAAATTCCTAAGAGAAAACTTAGTAGCCTTCATTTATCAAATAGCTTGGGGTGGAGGGGGCGGGTAGAgtgtgcctggttggctcagtcaaaGGGGCATGGGACTCTTTGAtcatggggttgtgagtttgagccccgagttgggtgtagagattactcaaataaTAAGCAAATAGCTCAAGGAAAAATCTTTTTCTTGAATATGTAAGAATGGATGTACTCTGAAATGCTCTATCCTGTCCTACTGCTGTCCTTTCCAGGTATGAGAATGAGCTGTATCTCCGGCAGGCCGTGGAGGCCGACATCAATGGCCTGCGGAAAGTTCTAGATGATCTGACCATGACGCGCTCAGACCTGGAGATGCAGATTGAGAGCCTCACCGAGGAGCTGGCCTACCTGAAGAAGAACCATGAGGAGGTAGGAACACGTTCCACattattaaactaaaaaattaaactCTGGCCTGCATATTTTCCCCCACATCCATTCTGTAAAAATAAACTAAGTTCTATCTAAATGGATTTCCAACTCCTATGACCAAGGAAAAAATTAGTCATGAGCAAATTATATCTGAATTTGGTGGCAAGTGGGGGTAGCCTTTGGTGTCCTAGTTTCCATTTTTTGTTGGCTATGCACATTTTAAGaatctctgcttttctgtttttatcattGTGGTCTTTTTTCCTTCACACTAGGAAATGAAGAGTATGCAAGGAAGCTCCGGAGGGGACGTGACTGTGGAAATGAATGCTGCCCCGGGAACTGACCTGACCAAGTTACTGAATGACATGAGGGCACAGTATGAAGAGCTGGCTGAGCAAAATCGCCGCGAGGCCGAGGAGCAATTCAACAAACAGGTAGATTCTCACTGCTGGATGCCTGAGCTGGCAGTCATGCACAAGCCACTTCATCTCATTTCTTCAGGCTGCAATgactgcattttgtttttatctagAGTGCATCACTGCAAGCACAAATTTCTACTGATGCTGGGGCAGCCAGTTCTGCCAAGAATGAGATAACGGAACTGAAACGTACTCTGCAAGCCCTGGAAATTGAGCTTCAGTCCCAAATGGCCATGGTAAGTGCAAAGAGGTTTGCAAAATCTCCAACAGGGAGTTACGCgataccattttctttctttgccaagATGTTCCACTTGGCACATAATAAAAGCAGCATTAGGAGAACTCACTTGCGGTTGTAGAAAGCATAAAACATTCCAGTTAAAGATAATATACTTTCATAAAAGATTTAGCTTAAAGAAAAACAGTTATGCCCACAAAAATTGAAGAACCAATGACAGAACAACATAGGCTGCAACTTGAAAGTGTGAAAGTGTAGTTCTCTTAGCACCTTATAagattttgtgtttaaaaaaaattaatttttcaccATGAacttttgatttgctttttctcttagaAAAGCTCCCTGGAAGCAACTCTGGCTGACACAGAAGCTGGCTACATGGCTCAGCTGTCAGAAATCCAGATGCAGATCAGCAGCCTGGAGGAGCAGATCTGCCAGATTCGGGGCGAGACCGAATGCCAGAATGCGGAATATGAGCAACTGCTGGACATCAAGACCCGCCTAGAGATGGAGATTGAGACCTACCGCCGCCTGCTTGATGGAGAGGGATGGTAAATGAAAGTCATCAACCCACTCAATGCATTCCTTTGGTGTACTTATATTATGAAACCAGAAAGGGGTTTGGGGGCTGGACTTGGTTTAAAAAGTCACAGTGGGGCACccagtgactcagttggttaagcatctgactcttgatctcagctcaggtcttgatctcagggtcatgaattcaagctgtgttgggctccatgcccaacttaaataataataataataataataataataataataataataataaaaagtcacaaagacaatctaatcaaaagacatttaCCTTTATCATGGAGAgcagccccacctccccaccccccacccccgcatggACGGTTTCTCCCACCTTTGTAAActacaaaggaaaacaattcttttttcctctagtgGTTCTGGTTTTGGAGGATCTGATTTTAGAAACTCTGGATCCAGAAATACAGGATCCAGAAACATGGGATCTAGGGATATGTCCATGTCTGGTGAATCAAGATCCGGAAGCTGTTCTGTCCAAGGAAGAGGTA
This window contains:
- the KRT24 gene encoding keratin, type I cytoskeletal 24, producing MSCSSRVSSSRAGGSGLARVSVGGSSFTSGSRCGVGSGSTRGFRGGTGSCGLSGVSSSGFGGSFGGGFGSCSVGGGLGGTSGSGAGFGGGSGFGGGSGFGGGSGFGGGSGFGGGSGFGGGASGGFYSYGGGMGGGMGGGIGDGGLFSGGEKQTMQNLNDRLASYLDKVRALEEANTDLENKIREWYDKFGPGSGDGGSGKDYSKYYPIIEDLRNQIITATIENAGIVLQIDNARLAADDFRLKYENELYLRQAVEADINGLRKVLDDLTMTRSDLEMQIESLTEELAYLKKNHEEEMKSMQGSSGGDVTVEMNAAPGTDLTKLLNDMRAQYEELAEQNRREAEEQFNKQSASLQAQISTDAGAASSAKNEITELKRTLQALEIELQSQMAMKSSLEATLADTEAGYMAQLSEIQMQISSLEEQICQIRGETECQNAEYEQLLDIKTRLEMEIETYRRLLDGEGCGSGFGGSDFRNSGSRNTGSRNMGSRDMSMSGESRSGSCSVQGRDPNKTRVTKTIVEEVVDGKVVSSQVSNVSEVKVK